The genomic region CATTTTTTGCGAACGAACGTTCGTAGACTCAGTTACGcattcatctgctatttatacaaaaaattgaaatgtaAATTTTATATCTATTCATGTAGGAATCAAATGCCTTATTGTCAGAGAAATAAAACGCCCGGAAATTAGCGGGGGGGGGGGTCTGTTTCAATATATGGTTATATTGTTTTCTTGTCTATTTCCAGAGCAAGCCCAGCGCGAGTTACACACGTTGTCAAACGTGTTAAACCGTGATGTGGACAGTAGAGCAAAAGAGCTGATGGAAGAGGCTATTCGAGCAGATGCCATTCGACAATTTAAACTGTGTACCATATGTTACATTTCCGACAAAAACTGTACTTTAACAAAGTGCGGACACACATTCTGTGAAACATGTTGTGTGTTAATGTTGGGAAAATATTGTGGGATGTGCAGGGCGACGGTTACAGGATGGGTTCGGATGTTATTTACTGACTAGACTGTTTTGActgtgtttaactgtttatatgcattttcatTTGATGCGCGTTTGTTTTCTtgcatttgtttgcatttataaaatgttgaaatgtgtTTCATGTGTTGGTCGTAAGTTGAGCAGGTTAGCGAATTGACTTTTAAAGCACGAAACATGTACTGTAAATCTACAGCTCTCGAACGTTATTTCTAtcaatgtaaacaagcgagggaaaagagtaaattacatcggtttaactcaatttgctcgaaaaccTCTCGTAATAtcaagatgaaattttcaccacaatattttATCATATGATAGGTATAATTTTTGTTTGCCTATTTTGTTTTTACTCGGCTacttgtatcagatattcaactatacaaaattcgctaacaagaaaacttttttgccttttcgttttgcgacaaaaaatatatactgtTAAATAGGGATTGTTTTTCTGAATGATTTGGTGTATCAAACTATGTATGTTTGTGAATCATTCCGATTAAACGAGCAGACAGTTAAACGCAACTTTGATAGTTTTCTTTACATAGCGCCAAAAATCATGATATGTTATAACGTCATTTTGTTTCATATAAACAACCAAGGGGCGATTAAACAGAAAATTGGTTTAAGTTAAATATCTCCGGAACGATTCATGGCATCGATATCAAATTAAAAGTACAATACCCAGCTTATTGTTAGCTACAACTTTTCTGCTGTTATTTTTGTGccaacatacatgcttatgtGATAAAAATCACTTGAAAAACGTTTgcaagaagaaaacttttttatttCCATGATTTATGAAACACGACTTATATCATCTGATAGAGAATTTCATTTCGAGCATTTTGATATAACATGCCTGTATGTATgttgtatcgcttgatcaagactgACCGAAAACCATTTTCCTATAATCACGCCTTTACTTTTTCAACATATAAACTCGGAACGTCATCTATCTGTAAGCAAGCgaaaaacacatttttggaaCCACGAAATCACATTTTCTCGAGAACGTCTCAAGATATCAAGATGAAATTTTCAAGACAATAATTAACAATGGGATagctaaaatatttgttttgtatgttttgttctaacacgacttattgtatcagatattttAGGTAACAAacttcgctaacaagaaaacttttttgcatacagagcatttatctttattttggtATAAtcttgtaggaaattcaattccacgcattttgatatATGACACTTAACTGTATGTctcaacacaacaataaaacagtccgataacggaTTTtaactaaacgcatttctgtctaaCATTAGATTTTATTTTAACGTCGAACAATCGCTCTGTACTGTAAAATGAACActgatttcgtacaaagtttaagTCGCGTTTTCGCTACAACTAGTTGACATATATTTATGACATTTTCGCCAAAATATCAAACATGATAATAGCAtcaagttttgtggggatcatttttcGCTAACATTTACGCATATAGTAGAAATGCTTAGTTTTTCGCATAAAAATCACTTCGCTGAGAatgaaaaaaattcccattttagacaagtacatagcaattgataccattcgatagggaattctgttctgcacattttgatataTGGTAATCCACAATAAGTCTGATTACAAGGAAACTACTTCGACaaaacgcattcgtgcttatagaaatttcgaactttaaagtatcgagttaaacTGAATGACGTTAAGATAGCAAATATTTCACAAAACTGTGTTTGTTTGGAAGAGGTTTAACTTAACTTTCTCGATAACGCGTGAAtacatttcgatgaaattttcactaCCATAACTAGCAAATATATAGGAACAATGTGTGTTAAAGCATTTTTGTATTTCATCAACGAGTATATGTCAAAACTTCTGTTTATTGACCAAACTTGGGTTGgtatgaagaaaagattttcattcCGCAATATGGTACTGAGATATTTGtatcatgcgatggggaattcATTTCTgcgcattttggtgtaacatacttgatgtttttgtaaaacgctgcagttataaggacagaaaaccatatcacaacaaacacacatttgttGAAAATCGTAAATTTGACCCTTCGTTCTTAGTGCATATTCACgtcatttgaataaatatcatCCTACAACTTAAAGGGACGTTTACATATCGATGATAGAAAATTGTATTTCTCGCGACTGATTTAAGTCGGATATCTTTAGAACCCGTTGaccgaattcaatgaaattttcaaCAGATTAACAAAAATTTCTATGCGCACACACTGATACTATGTGTttatacaaaatcgaatgcgcgagTTAAGATATTTTGATCTAAGCACAAATTTTTATGACATTTCCAAGTTATATGCACAATtgtacagataaccaaaatatttgtatatcaatTTGTAGGCGCTATTTTGccgaacattttgatatatgtggttggatatttattttctatttctaAGTGATACCAGTACTACACTCGCAAAACATAGTTGAAACACAAAAATCAAGGTTGTCCCTTTAACAAAGCAAAGCATCGAGCATGTCGTCAAACCTACgtcatataaacaatatttaattttcaaaattcttaGAATCCTGAATTCACAAcgtcatttaaaaaatctcatctttcaacttaaagggaTAGTAacatatcgacgatagaaaattgtaTTTCTTGCGACTGATTTAAGTCCAATATCTTTAGAACCCGGTGTccgaattcaataaaattttcatcAGATTAACAGAAATTTCTATGCGCACACACTGATACTATGGGTttatacaaaatcgaatgcgcgagttacgatattttgatataaacgcaaattttcatgatatttccaAGTTGTATGAACAATtgtacagataaccaaaatatttgtatatcacTTTGTAGGCGCTattgtgctgaacattttgatatatgatgttggatatttattttctatttattcgTTATATCAATACTATACTCGCAAAACATAGTTGAAACAAGAAAATCGAGGTTGTCCCTTTAACAATGCCAGCGCAAAATACTATCGAGTTGCTTTCGTCAAAAACTACgtcatataaacaatttaattttcaaaattcttaGAACCCTGAATTGTTCTGGCTATGTAGAAATAAACGGGTATAACGGGGATATTTTTATGCCGGAGTTAAATGTACACTACTTATAGTGAATAtttttgatggattactcacatattttatatgatttagGATTATTTCACAATGCTACTGTAGGTTAGTAACTTTGACTAGATATTTTTCTATTTCTATTATGGGTTCATGTTTAATGTGAGCATCTGCCCAAAACTATACACTAAAGCACAAAAGGCAATGGATTTGCTGTATATCAAAACTAAAAGAAATACtggaaatactggatggatttgatggactcatgcttatcaatttttatgaCCATTCAATctgtgaatatttcggcttgtatggtcatgaaaaaatagtCGCACTGTCACGCTTTGGTTAGAGAGCCCACCATGTGATCAATGACGTTTCAATCTTGATGAGAAGGGATGCACATTCCCGAATGCATCCTTCCTCATGATATGTTGAGTTAAACATGTTCATTGCACATAAAAATGTCACAGAAAGAGATGCAGTGCCAAATACCGACCGCATGCAGTGCGCGAGCATGACTAAACATGTGGTATTTGAACATatggtatttaaacatgtggtatttaaacatgtggcatttaaacatgtggcatttaaacatgtggtatttgaacatatggtatttaaacatgtggtattcaaacatgtggcatttaaacatgtggtatttaaacatttggTATTTGAACatgtggtatttaaacatgtggtatttaaacatgtggtatttcCAGAAGACATTTAATTCGGCTTTGCAAGACACTGTGCTTGGTATTTCGTAAACTAACATTATATAGCAAGCACGACATTAACTGTTCAATAAAACAGCGTTCATGTACATAAATTGTGTGAACTCAAATCATGAAGTATACGATTTTCTGTCATTCTTGGTTTGGTCGTTGAAGAGATAAGACGTATTTTTTGTGCTCTCGACGTCGCGCTCAGTATATAAATTGAACTGCGCGGGCAAAAAAACGCTCAGTTGACCAATAGACTTTGACAAAGACAGACGTTAATTTTGTGATCTCTGAAAAAAAtttgacatgatttttttttatgatgactATGTCTCAGTTGACTTTTGAACGTTAACGAATATGaacgtactttcgtgagctctgactaCAGTATCGATGAAAAGTTTTGAGTTTAACTGACTTgacttcgcgttatagaatagcgacttggtactcgGGTTATTGAATGACTGGTGGACTGTAGTGTTAGGTTATTGTCatgagataacaacttgactttgacttgagttgtgTGCAATTAAATTTGTGTTGGGGTGTCAAGCGATTGACTTCACTTGAACTCTGGACGTCGGAGTGATCAGATGTGTTTTTGAAGCTGGTGTCTACGAAAACGTGAGTACAAACTTTTGTGTTTGACTGTTGACGTGTCTCACTGTGTATGATGATTTATGATGATTTAAAGCGGCTGGCGTATTATTGTTGAGTTGTTGTACTGATAGAGAAGTGAAATGCGTTGGGTATAAATTACTCAGTACTTATACAGTGTCGATAATATGGTGTGATGAGAGATGATGgtgttacaaaatatttactgAGCTACTTTGGGAAACGAACCGATGATgtaaaaacattggaaacatatttcatgaaaatgcatgtgcttatatgtactaaatatgatattgctttacttgtatttgcatgtcgttaacatttctattttatttcagtatgctgtggtgagtattgcagATTTAACTTGTATGTGTGGTTTTTAGTTAACGATGCTTAATGAAAACTATTATTGTACACTTAGTATGGAATGATGTGAATGATGATATGATGGGTAGAATTAATCAGTGCTTGTGTCTAGAAATgctgaatgtttattgaaaaggCTAAATGCTAGCCAAAACTAACAGTTGAGCTACCGTGGGGATGTCAAACGAATTGATGGTGTAATATGATGGTGTATCGACATACTTTTCTTATATGCActatatttgatacatgtattggTTTACATTTTTTGCATGCTGTTACAGTTTTTGTTTCAGTGTGCTGTGGTAAGTACTGTAGATATTACTTGATTTTTAGTGTCTATGAATGCTGATGTATGATAGCTATAGCATGAGCTCAATGCTAACCAGTATTATGAGTTGATGTATTGTGGTGATGCTAATCGAACTGATGATGtaacatgatggtgaacacttactgaaTGCATACAATTTATTGAATTGCGTTTGTTGATATGCACTATAATATGATTAATGTATTGCTTGACATGTATTTTTCATGATGTTTAATTTCAGTttgctgtggtgagtactgtagattgtattgcctatgtatagaattcaataaaagattatgactgaaaactgcttttgattctttttgtacagttttagggactataagtctataacaaaaatatgtcggtTTATGTTCATGAGTGTGGgcttaatacagcaatgtttgagtagtacagaaatgtttcttcgtttgtggtcgccagttgtctgtgactTGTAAAGTGAAAAATACGCATAGCTTTGAATGCAACAACTATTTACTGTTTTAACAAAGATTGtgtactatgcatgttttgatgtaGATCTTTTCAGATTTGACATAAAATGAAGACCTGTCAGTTTaacagagctgggaaacgaaGAGGTAAGTGTGTTTCATCTTACTATGAACACTggtattttgacaaaagaagagataaagtgagtttCTTCATTATCATGGTTTCTTTCAGAGTATAACTTATGAACAAATCAAAACCTATTTTTTACTAGATTTTCATGTACTCTTTTTTTGGATGATGAGTAACTTAAAATCATACGGCTAGTACAGtatggaacatga from Dreissena polymorpha isolate Duluth1 chromosome 5, UMN_Dpol_1.0, whole genome shotgun sequence harbors:
- the LOC127881342 gene encoding polycomb group RING finger protein 6-like; this translates as MSNNLAGFVVPQTDDWNRVVLATENFVVSQTEDWNGVVLATENRFVVPQTEDWDEEIRQYEAEQAQRELHTLSNVLNRDVDSRAKELMEEAIRADAIRQFKLCTICYISDKNCTLTKCGHTFCETCCVLMLGKYCGMCRATVTGWVRMLFTD